Part of the Terrisporobacter glycolicus ATCC 14880 = DSM 1288 genome is shown below.
TCTATTCATAGAAGAGAAGACGATATTTAAAAATAATTAAAATATCCTATTTTCATTTGGAGAATAGGGTATTTTTATGTGAATTAATTGACATAAATGCATAAAATAAATTACCATTATAGTGGAAATACATATTATTGTACAGGGGAGATTTTATGATGATAAAAATAATAGTAAGTGGTCTTGGAAATACAGGAAGAGAAATAGTAAAATGTATAAATGAAACTGAGGGAGTAGAAGTATTTTGTGCAGTTTCAGATCATGATTTAAAAGGGGTAGATTTTAAAATATATCCAAAGTTTAGTGATATACAAGGAAAAGCAGATGTAATAATAGATTTTTCGAAAGCATCTAGACTAGAAGAAATTTTAGACTATGGTGTAAGTACTAAAACACCAGTAATTATAGGTACTACAGCTCACAGTGATGAACAAAATGAGAAAGTTAAAGAAGTATCAAAATTAATACCAGTATTTAAATCTTCAAATACATCAATTGGTATAACTGTAATGCTTCAATTAGTAAAAACAGCCACTAGATTATTAGATGGATTTGATATAGAAATAATAGAAAAACACCACAATAGAAAAGAAGATTGTCCATGTGGAACGGCTTTTATGACAGCAGATGCTATAAAAGAAGTAAGAAATGAACTTACAAATATTTATGGAAGACATGGAAAAAATGCTAAAAGACAAGAAAATGAACTAGGCATACATACTATAAGAGGTGGAACAATTATAGGAGACAACGATGTGATTTTTGCAGGAGATGATGAAGTACTAGAAATAAAACATAAAGCTGGTTCAAATATGATATTTGCCAAAGGCGCTGTTATGGCAGCTAAGTTTATTGTAAATGCAGAAAATGGATTATACGATATGAATGATGTTTTACTAGGATAATAAATATAAGTGATAGAATATTATAAATATAATAAGTCAAAGATTTCTTCCTATGATATAATAATCAAGGTATTGGTAAAATTAGGAGGAAAATAATGAAGAATAAAAAATATTATATTGTAGTATCACTAGTATTAGTAGGTTTATCTGCTATTATGTTTCTAATACATTACTTAGTATTTGGCCAAGCTGTAAACACAGCATATTATTCATTAATGAATTTATGTTTTATTCCTGTAAACAGTTTAGTTGTCACATTAATATTGGAAAGATTAATAGATTATAAAGCTAAGCAAGAAAGAATGGAAAAGCTTAGTATGTTAATTGGACTATTTTTTACTGAAGTAGGATACAAATTGATGCGTCTAATTATAAAAGCAGATAAAGGAGGTAAAAACTCTATAACTTCTTTTAATAATTTGGATGAAGTAAAAAATCAAGTGGAAAAACATAATTATACTATTGATATGAAGGATATAGATCTGGATGAAATAAAGGATGTTTTACTTGAAAATAGCAACCTATTAGTGAATTTAATCAGTAATGAAAATATAACAGAACATGAAATATTTACAGATTTACTTATGTCCGTAATACATTTAAGAGACGAGATTATTTTTTACAAAAATGATAAAAACAATCAGTTAGATATTAGTCATTTAGAAAAAGATATTTTAAGAGTTTATAAAAATATTGCTATGCAATGGGTTGATTACTTAAAGTATTTAAATAAATCTTATCCATTTTTATACAACAATGCAATTAGATTAAATCCATTTAGATTTAGTCAAGCTAAAAAGATTTACTAGGTTATAAGACTTAGTAAATCTTTTTATATATTAGAATATAATGTTTGAAAGCCTAGGCAACTAACTCTATACTAATATTATAAAATAAAATGAAAATGGGGGATTTGTAGTGAAGATAATTGAAACTAAGAACCTAACAAAATCGTATAAGAAAAATAGAGGAATTGAAAATATTAATATAAGTGTAAATGAAGGAGAAATTTACGGATTTATTGGACCAAATGGTGCAGGAAAATCTACTACAATAAAGACATTACTAAACTTCATATATCCAACTGGTGGAAGTGCAACCATATTTGGAATGGATATTGTAAAAGATAATTGTAAAATAAAAGAAAGCATAGGATATGTGCCTAGTGAAGTTAAATATTACGACACAGTTAAAGTAAAGGATATAATGAAATATGCTCAAAGTTTTTATCCAAATGTTAGTGATGAAGAATTATCACAAATATGTACAGATTTAGAATTAGACATGGAAAAGAAAATGGAAGAACTTAGTTTAGGAAATAAGAAAAAAGTAGCAATTGCACAAGCTTTAGTTCAAAATCCAAAACTTTTAATTTTAGATGAACCTACTAATGGTCTAGATCCTCTAATGCAAAAAAAGTTATTTAATATATTAGTGAAAGAGAAGGAAAAAGGAAATACTGTTTTCTTATCATCTCACAATTTGAACGAAGTACAAAGTTTATGTGATAGGGTA
Proteins encoded:
- the dapB gene encoding 4-hydroxy-tetrahydrodipicolinate reductase encodes the protein MMIKIIVSGLGNTGREIVKCINETEGVEVFCAVSDHDLKGVDFKIYPKFSDIQGKADVIIDFSKASRLEEILDYGVSTKTPVIIGTTAHSDEQNEKVKEVSKLIPVFKSSNTSIGITVMLQLVKTATRLLDGFDIEIIEKHHNRKEDCPCGTAFMTADAIKEVRNELTNIYGRHGKNAKRQENELGIHTIRGGTIIGDNDVIFAGDDEVLEIKHKAGSNMIFAKGAVMAAKFIVNAENGLYDMNDVLLG
- a CDS encoding ABC transporter ATP-binding protein produces the protein MKIIETKNLTKSYKKNRGIENINISVNEGEIYGFIGPNGAGKSTTIKTLLNFIYPTGGSATIFGMDIVKDNCKIKESIGYVPSEVKYYDTVKVKDIMKYAQSFYPNVSDEELSQICTDLELDMEKKMEELSLGNKKKVAIAQALVQNPKLLILDEPTNGLDPLMQKKLFNILVKEKEKGNTVFLSSHNLNEVQSLCDRVAVIKEGKIIDVIELEKATKTLGLKVTLSSKGINEEIILNLGGKILNKSNNNSFVFLYYKDANYLVKELSKYTIDELLIEKEDLEDTFLNYYENKEEDK